A single genomic interval of Terriglobales bacterium harbors:
- a CDS encoding glycoside hydrolase family 28 protein, with protein sequence MKNRRELLQMSLLAGGALFAAPALLRGSALESFLPDADSLEDPWNQLPAILERIKPPVFPNRSFNITKFGAVGNNKTDNTEAFRKAIAACVQSAGGRVVVPAGEFLTGAIELKSNVNLHVSKGATIRFTHDTSKYPLVFTRWEGTELMNYSPFIYAFKQENVAITGEGTIDGNADCEHWWPWTGRADCGWKKGDPNKEDDRNRLHDMAEKGVPVSERIFGPGHYLRPQFIQPYACKNVLIEGVSLLGSPMWQVHPCLCTNVTVRGLNISAFGPNTDGCDPESCTDVLIKDCFFNTGDDCIAIKSGRNADGRRTNTPSRNIVIQGCRMKDGHGGVSIGSEISGGVRNVFAENCQMDSPHLYSVVRLKNNAMRGGVLENIYARNIEVGQVSMAGLSIDFFYEEGKSGTFTPVARNIELRNIKVQKADYALYLRGFENAPIENVRLVECDFNRVAKSNVLENVKDLFLHDVHVNGKLLDSV encoded by the coding sequence ATGAAGAATCGCCGTGAATTGCTGCAGATGTCGTTGCTGGCTGGCGGAGCGCTTTTTGCTGCCCCTGCGTTGTTGCGCGGCAGCGCATTGGAATCATTCTTACCGGATGCAGACTCATTAGAAGACCCCTGGAACCAACTCCCGGCCATCCTCGAGCGGATCAAACCACCCGTATTCCCGAACCGCAGCTTTAACATTACGAAATTCGGAGCGGTTGGCAACAACAAGACCGACAACACGGAGGCTTTCAGGAAGGCAATTGCCGCGTGCGTGCAATCCGCTGGGGGCCGGGTGGTTGTGCCTGCGGGCGAGTTCCTCACCGGCGCCATCGAGCTGAAGAGCAACGTCAATCTTCACGTCAGCAAGGGAGCGACTATTCGCTTCACGCACGATACCAGCAAGTATCCGCTGGTGTTCACGCGCTGGGAGGGTACCGAGCTGATGAATTACTCGCCGTTTATTTATGCCTTCAAGCAGGAAAACGTCGCTATTACAGGTGAAGGTACGATTGATGGCAACGCCGATTGCGAGCATTGGTGGCCTTGGACTGGCCGTGCGGATTGTGGCTGGAAGAAGGGTGATCCGAACAAGGAAGATGATCGCAACCGGCTTCACGACATGGCTGAAAAAGGAGTGCCCGTCAGCGAGCGCATCTTCGGGCCGGGGCACTATCTTCGGCCGCAATTCATTCAGCCCTATGCTTGCAAGAATGTGCTGATCGAAGGCGTTTCGCTTCTCGGATCGCCGATGTGGCAGGTGCATCCCTGCCTCTGCACCAACGTCACCGTGCGCGGACTCAACATCAGCGCCTTTGGCCCGAACACCGATGGTTGTGATCCGGAATCATGCACCGACGTGCTGATCAAAGACTGTTTCTTCAACACCGGTGATGATTGCATTGCTATCAAGTCGGGAAGGAACGCCGATGGCCGCCGGACCAACACACCCTCGCGCAACATCGTCATCCAGGGATGCCGCATGAAAGACGGGCACGGCGGGGTGAGCATCGGCAGTGAGATTTCAGGCGGCGTGCGCAACGTTTTCGCTGAAAACTGCCAGATGGATAGCCCTCATCTGTATAGCGTCGTTCGCCTCAAGAACAATGCCATGCGCGGCGGAGTGCTGGAAAACATCTATGCGCGGAACATCGAAGTCGGCCAGGTTTCGATGGCCGGCCTCTCTATAGACTTTTTCTACGAGGAAGGCAAGTCGGGCACGTTCACGCCGGTTGCCCGCAACATTGAGCTTCGTAATATCAAAGTGCAAAAGGCAGACTATGCGCTGTACCTGCGCGGCTTCGAAAACGCACCTATTGAAAATGTCCGCCTGGTTGAGTGCGACTTCAATCGAGTAGCCAAATCTAACGTTCTTGAGAATGTGAAAGATCTTTTCCTTCACGACGTGCACGTGAACGGCAAACTACTGGATTCGGTCTGA
- the trxB gene encoding thioredoxin-disulfide reductase, which translates to MHDSVHNTVILGSGCSGLTAAIYTARANLKPLVLEGHEPGGQLSLTTLVENFPGFPEGIQGPELIENMKKQAIRFGAEIELKHVVSADLNQRPFVLNLGKETLRTRTLIIASGASARWLGLPSEQALIGYGVSSCATCDGFFFSGKEITVIGGGDSAMEEALFLTRFATKVTLIHRSEAFRASKIMLERARSHEKIHFLPHTVVEEVLDVSKKEVTGLKLRNVKSGELSTLPASAMFLGIGHIPNTKMFDGALETDKDGYLVTRDYVHTKVPGVYACGDVQDRRYRQAITAAGTGCMAALEVEKFLEEQGH; encoded by the coding sequence ATGCATGATTCTGTTCATAACACAGTGATTCTCGGCTCGGGATGCTCCGGGCTGACCGCCGCTATTTATACTGCACGCGCCAACTTGAAGCCGCTTGTCCTCGAAGGACATGAACCCGGAGGCCAGCTTTCACTCACCACACTCGTGGAAAATTTTCCCGGCTTCCCCGAAGGGATTCAGGGGCCAGAGCTGATTGAAAACATGAAGAAGCAGGCCATTCGCTTCGGCGCCGAGATTGAACTGAAACATGTTGTCTCCGCCGACTTGAACCAGAGGCCTTTTGTGCTGAACCTGGGAAAAGAAACGCTGCGCACCCGCACCCTGATCATCGCAAGCGGAGCCAGCGCGCGCTGGCTCGGACTGCCCAGCGAACAGGCACTGATTGGATACGGCGTTTCTTCCTGCGCCACCTGCGACGGCTTCTTTTTTTCCGGCAAAGAGATTACTGTGATCGGCGGTGGTGACTCGGCCATGGAAGAAGCCCTGTTCCTGACACGCTTCGCGACCAAGGTCACTCTGATTCATCGCAGCGAAGCTTTTCGCGCATCTAAGATCATGCTGGAGCGTGCGCGCAGTCACGAGAAGATCCACTTCTTGCCGCATACCGTGGTTGAAGAGGTGCTCGACGTCAGCAAGAAAGAAGTAACGGGCCTGAAGTTGCGCAACGTCAAAAGCGGCGAGTTGAGTACGCTCCCCGCGAGCGCCATGTTCCTGGGAATTGGCCATATTCCCAATACCAAAATGTTTGACGGGGCCCTGGAGACTGATAAAGATGGGTATCTGGTTACGCGAGATTATGTCCATACCAAGGTGCCGGGCGTTTACGCTTGCGGCGACGTCCAGGACCGGCGCTACCGCCAGGCTATCACCGCTGCCGGCACCGGCTGCATGGCTGCCCTGGAAGTCGAAAAGTTTCTGGAAGAACAAGGGCACTGA
- a CDS encoding response regulator: MNNKPSILVVDDEAAVLFTYRMILEQQGYAATAVGSCKQAVSEVHRQNFDLLLCDLSLEEKRTGFEVFDAARVRTPNVPCVLLTGYASKEAVDRADREGVAVLFKPIDIDEFLSTIETLLKNHHD; the protein is encoded by the coding sequence ATGAACAACAAACCATCCATCCTGGTCGTGGATGACGAGGCGGCTGTCCTCTTCACTTACCGGATGATTCTTGAACAACAAGGCTACGCCGCTACCGCGGTTGGAAGCTGCAAGCAAGCGGTCAGCGAGGTGCATCGGCAGAACTTCGACTTGCTGCTGTGCGATCTCTCGCTGGAAGAAAAACGCACGGGATTCGAAGTCTTTGATGCAGCACGGGTGCGCACTCCCAATGTTCCGTGCGTGCTGCTCACGGGATACGCCTCCAAGGAAGCCGTGGACCGGGCCGACCGGGAAGGAGTTGCGGTGCTTTTTAAGCCCATTGATATTGATGAATTTCTCTCGACGATTGAGACATTATTAAAGAACCACCATGATTGA
- a CDS encoding ATP-binding protein: MATPEMRAQAPQLVPKSERDLIPERGRAAFRLLSAERSDEIYPILMEEVVALGFPRALVVALDMESGEIKPVAAIHCSQSYLQKFTTALWQGENSIVGVLRSLKPAVVPKAGTNGRSIHCHPVLFKNRNACWEAERRNRSCLAVQNFLKPGALEISEQVCRTCEMRAYAGAVLVEMPAQVSERQMSDLRSLIETANGHLSRLFKVDHYYNRMRDNDAIIAQMQTLLQSMADPVILTDAQHRVIAQNCAAERFFKLPEKEVSEGAARAVELNNLLFSAALASMAVSGSPNSSRDLTLIDIHEGEEVLFEAVTTPSFSRDGQRSGLVTVMRDVTDLRRADQEFRANMERLQDAQEVVRQDRDLMHMVIENVGDPIIVADGSARVVMLDSLAQELFGQMRQTRDGPIRLGTVDPRIVNNQVKLDAHLQAFTFSFATRQEGCLRLYSLENKGEVDYDTRSGKIYDKRGQVSYTITVLRDLSAFRKLEQLQMTRRMIEMEKFAATGRLAGTIAHEVNNPMEAIKNAIFLMQGVMKPEAQPIYEILKSETDRVARIVRQMLGLYRHSEQVCAIDVNSVVEDTLTLFSRQLERSGIRIEKDLATLPVIVGSPDQFRQVVSNLVINARDSITPSSECEGSASTRPAVLKVRTRHFPASDGIHGWARLTVADTGTGIPSEILKTIFEPFVSTKGEKGTGLGLWIVKGIIENHSGKMRVKSILGKGTVFKIDLPVVR; encoded by the coding sequence ATGGCAACTCCAGAAATGCGCGCGCAAGCTCCGCAACTCGTGCCCAAGAGCGAACGCGATCTGATTCCCGAAAGGGGTCGGGCTGCTTTCCGGCTGCTTTCCGCTGAACGCTCCGACGAGATTTATCCCATCCTGATGGAAGAGGTGGTTGCACTGGGCTTTCCACGCGCCCTTGTGGTCGCGCTCGATATGGAGAGCGGTGAAATCAAGCCGGTCGCAGCCATCCACTGCAGCCAGAGTTACCTGCAGAAGTTCACCACCGCCCTCTGGCAAGGAGAGAATTCAATTGTGGGCGTTCTGCGTTCCCTGAAGCCGGCGGTGGTCCCCAAGGCCGGCACCAACGGGCGCTCTATCCATTGCCATCCTGTGCTCTTCAAGAACCGCAACGCTTGCTGGGAGGCGGAGCGCAGAAACCGGTCCTGCCTGGCCGTGCAGAACTTTCTCAAGCCGGGCGCCCTGGAAATTTCTGAGCAAGTGTGCCGCACCTGCGAGATGCGGGCCTACGCCGGCGCAGTCCTGGTGGAAATGCCGGCGCAGGTGAGTGAGCGCCAGATGAGCGATCTGCGTTCGCTTATCGAGACAGCCAACGGACATCTCTCCCGCTTGTTCAAGGTGGACCACTACTACAATCGCATGCGCGACAACGACGCAATCATCGCGCAGATGCAGACCCTGCTGCAGAGCATGGCCGACCCGGTCATCCTGACCGATGCGCAGCACAGGGTGATTGCACAGAACTGCGCTGCCGAGCGCTTCTTCAAGCTTCCCGAAAAAGAAGTCTCCGAGGGTGCGGCGCGCGCAGTTGAACTCAACAACCTTCTGTTTTCGGCTGCACTCGCTTCCATGGCAGTTTCCGGCAGCCCGAATTCTTCACGCGACCTGACGCTGATTGACATTCACGAAGGTGAAGAAGTTCTATTTGAAGCCGTCACCACGCCGAGCTTCAGCCGCGATGGACAGCGCAGCGGGCTGGTCACCGTAATGCGCGACGTTACCGATCTGCGCCGCGCCGATCAGGAGTTCCGCGCCAACATGGAGCGCCTGCAAGATGCACAAGAGGTGGTGCGCCAGGACCGCGACCTGATGCACATGGTGATTGAGAACGTGGGCGATCCCATCATTGTGGCCGACGGCTCGGCCCGGGTGGTGATGCTCGATTCCCTCGCCCAGGAGCTATTTGGCCAGATGCGCCAGACCAGGGACGGACCGATTCGCCTGGGCACGGTTGATCCGCGCATTGTGAACAACCAAGTGAAGCTTGATGCACATCTGCAGGCATTTACCTTCTCGTTTGCTACCCGCCAGGAGGGCTGTCTGCGTCTCTATTCACTGGAGAACAAGGGCGAGGTTGATTACGACACCCGCTCGGGCAAGATTTATGACAAGCGCGGACAGGTCTCTTACACCATTACCGTGCTGCGCGACCTTTCAGCATTTCGCAAGCTGGAACAGTTACAGATGACAAGACGCATGATCGAGATGGAAAAATTCGCCGCCACCGGCCGGCTGGCGGGAACCATTGCCCATGAGGTCAACAACCCCATGGAGGCGATCAAGAATGCCATCTTCCTCATGCAAGGGGTAATGAAGCCGGAGGCCCAGCCCATCTATGAGATCCTGAAAAGCGAAACCGACCGCGTGGCGCGTATTGTGCGCCAGATGCTCGGCCTCTACCGGCATTCGGAGCAGGTGTGCGCGATTGACGTCAATAGCGTGGTGGAAGATACTTTGACGCTCTTCTCGCGACAGTTGGAACGTTCGGGCATCCGAATTGAAAAAGACCTGGCCACGCTGCCTGTGATCGTGGGCTCTCCTGACCAGTTCAGGCAGGTGGTTTCAAACCTGGTGATCAATGCCAGAGACAGCATAACCCCGTCCAGCGAGTGCGAGGGCAGCGCTTCGACGCGCCCGGCGGTGCTGAAGGTGCGCACACGGCACTTTCCCGCGTCCGATGGAATCCATGGATGGGCGCGCCTCACCGTGGCCGACACCGGAACTGGAATTCCCAGCGAGATCCTCAAGACGATTTTTGAACCCTTTGTTTCCACCAAGGGCGAAAAGGGCACAGGCCTGGGATTGTGGATTGTGAAAGGCATTATTGAGAACCACAGCGGCAAGATGCGCGTAAAAAGCATACTGGGAAAGGGCACGGTTTTTAAGATTGATCTTCCGGTGGTTCGATAG
- the gvpJ gene encoding gas vesicle protein GvpJ, with protein sequence MAVERVPGGSSLIDVLDRVLDKGIVIDPWVRISLAGIDLIRAEARVVASIDTYLKHANAVGPVGLVACPQLSEETPAPQVIETTTRLRRTAARR encoded by the coding sequence ATGGCGGTTGAACGTGTACCAGGCGGTTCCAGTCTTATTGATGTACTGGATCGCGTGCTCGACAAAGGCATTGTGATTGACCCGTGGGTGCGCATCTCCCTAGCCGGTATAGACCTGATCAGGGCAGAGGCGCGGGTGGTGGCCTCGATTGATACATACCTTAAGCACGCAAATGCCGTCGGCCCGGTGGGACTGGTTGCCTGTCCGCAACTCTCGGAAGAGACCCCAGCGCCGCAGGTGATTGAAACTACAACGCGCCTGCGCCGGACTGCTGCGCGCAGATAA
- a CDS encoding GvpL/GvpF family gas vesicle protein → MGTSLYLYGIAPLRHKFEPVHLEGVDGTALVEPLLCAGFTCWISRVSRSGFAEKISSNMENLNWLATAGVRHQRVVSELVRRGPVLPARLGTIFHSEEPLAQDITARKRALLKSLQHVTDADEWGVKVFLEQQPRGLGASSGPDYLRRKASALHDEMQQRSRPRALSLEVQKLAAALDQIVLETATAGKVSGGQPGLEWQASILLPRGRQQQFNSIMENFSRQWQFQRRIEFTGPWPPYSFVKV, encoded by the coding sequence TTGGGCACCTCGCTGTATCTGTATGGAATTGCGCCGCTACGGCACAAGTTTGAGCCGGTGCACCTGGAGGGAGTTGACGGGACAGCACTGGTCGAGCCGCTGCTTTGCGCCGGCTTTACCTGCTGGATCAGCCGTGTAAGCCGCAGTGGGTTCGCAGAAAAGATCTCCTCGAATATGGAAAATCTCAACTGGCTGGCGACGGCCGGCGTGCGCCATCAGCGGGTGGTGAGCGAGCTGGTGCGCCGCGGCCCGGTCTTGCCTGCGCGCTTGGGCACGATATTTCACAGTGAAGAGCCCTTGGCACAAGACATAACGGCACGCAAGCGGGCGCTGCTTAAATCCCTGCAGCATGTCACCGATGCCGACGAGTGGGGTGTTAAAGTTTTTCTGGAACAGCAGCCCCGCGGGCTAGGCGCCAGCTCGGGCCCGGATTACCTGCGCCGCAAAGCGTCTGCCCTGCATGACGAGATGCAGCAACGCAGCCGGCCACGTGCGCTCTCGCTTGAAGTACAAAAGCTGGCGGCTGCACTGGACCAGATTGTGCTGGAGACAGCAACGGCGGGCAAGGTAAGCGGCGGACAGCCGGGGCTCGAATGGCAGGCTTCCATCCTGTTGCCGCGCGGACGGCAACAGCAATTTAATTCCATCATGGAGAATTTTTCCCGCCAGTGGCAGTTTCAGCGACGTATTGAATTCACCGGCCCGTGGCCGCCGTACTCGTTTGTGAAAGTGTAG
- a CDS encoding SpoIIE family protein phosphatase — protein MEILRYIRRKLAASGLLPQSRLAYFSLLMLGMDLLLVLIRWLILLAARPENGPVAAQSALGGWIALLTFVNAILFGILAVRWLRNTLMWRLRNRLIVTYLFIGVIPVGLIAAIVLLGGYLIAAQFAIVLASHDIHTEIDNLQDANAELAGRLADAARHGLPLSQPGILQDNLAALYKDFPGLQVTATFKGQSEIFSAQSTRRGSAPPIWIKGQYGGLVSEDDHTLHLRTVTLTPVGNDVLTVQAGVPVDARELSRIGRNLGEIILATGRVVTDADGTQKLVFDMNSPEGKVRGGSIPLAINFLDHDVSVPNPFPIVNWPSGRNETLFMVVSTRPSVLYPRLFLTSSEYATRIKTALFGIAVMFAFIELVALIIGLRITRTITRSVAALYKGTERVNQGDFHHRIEVKTRDQLAALETSFNSMTTSLEALIAEQKEKQRLESELAIAQEVQGQLFPKLDQQIASLEVHGVCRPARTVSGDYYDFLMLGAERMGIAVGDISGKGISAALLMATVHSAVRVYEFEGLPSHARLTTAAFAAASRHKGGLATADAPSTTNGNAAHSPSEVLWLLNRHLFRSTPTEKYATMFLGVFDGSNRQLTYCNAGHLPPMILGANGEVRRLEAGGTVVGLLDNMSYEEKSVELHSKDLFVAYSDGVTEPENEFGEFGEARLLEILQANQQLPLARLSEIVTAAVVDWMGAAEQPDDVTLVLARAL, from the coding sequence ATGGAGATTCTCCGCTACATCCGGCGAAAGCTTGCGGCGTCGGGCCTGCTGCCCCAGAGCCGCCTGGCCTATTTTTCGTTGCTGATGCTAGGCATGGACCTGCTCCTGGTACTGATTCGATGGTTGATCCTGCTGGCCGCGCGCCCGGAAAACGGTCCAGTTGCTGCACAGTCGGCACTCGGCGGCTGGATTGCTCTCTTAACATTTGTGAATGCCATACTTTTTGGCATTCTTGCCGTACGCTGGCTGCGCAACACATTAATGTGGCGCCTGCGCAACCGGCTGATCGTGACCTATCTTTTCATCGGAGTCATTCCGGTCGGCTTGATTGCGGCAATCGTTCTGTTGGGTGGCTATCTGATCGCGGCCCAGTTCGCGATCGTCCTGGCTTCGCATGACATCCACACGGAGATAGACAATCTTCAGGACGCCAATGCCGAATTAGCCGGACGTTTAGCCGATGCCGCTCGTCACGGTCTTCCCTTATCGCAACCCGGCATTTTGCAAGACAACTTGGCTGCGCTGTACAAAGATTTTCCTGGATTGCAGGTTACGGCCACCTTCAAAGGACAGAGTGAAATCTTCAGCGCACAGAGTACACGACGCGGTTCAGCTCCTCCGATTTGGATCAAAGGCCAGTATGGCGGATTGGTATCGGAAGACGACCACACTCTGCATCTGCGAACTGTGACGCTGACCCCGGTAGGCAACGATGTTCTTACGGTGCAGGCAGGCGTGCCGGTGGATGCCAGGGAGCTTTCTCGGATCGGCAGGAACCTGGGCGAAATTATCCTCGCCACCGGTCGCGTGGTCACCGACGCAGACGGCACTCAAAAGCTCGTCTTCGATATGAATAGTCCAGAAGGAAAGGTACGTGGCGGAAGCATCCCGCTTGCGATTAATTTCCTGGACCATGATGTTTCAGTTCCCAATCCATTCCCCATAGTGAACTGGCCGTCAGGCAGGAACGAAACTCTGTTCATGGTTGTAAGCACCCGGCCATCAGTCCTCTATCCGCGTCTATTCCTGACGTCCAGTGAATACGCAACAAGAATTAAAACCGCGTTGTTTGGAATTGCGGTCATGTTTGCGTTTATCGAGCTCGTCGCTCTGATCATCGGCCTGCGCATTACGCGCACCATTACCCGGTCGGTGGCTGCGCTTTATAAGGGCACCGAGCGCGTTAACCAGGGCGATTTTCATCATCGCATCGAGGTCAAAACGCGTGACCAATTGGCTGCGCTCGAAACCTCGTTCAATTCCATGACTACGTCGCTGGAAGCCCTGATTGCCGAGCAAAAAGAAAAACAGCGTCTCGAAAGCGAATTGGCCATCGCACAAGAGGTGCAGGGGCAGCTTTTTCCCAAGCTGGATCAACAGATTGCTTCGCTGGAAGTGCACGGCGTTTGCCGTCCGGCGCGTACAGTCAGTGGAGATTACTATGACTTTCTTATGCTTGGCGCAGAGCGCATGGGAATTGCAGTGGGCGACATCAGCGGCAAGGGTATTTCGGCCGCCTTGCTTATGGCTACAGTTCACTCTGCCGTGAGGGTATACGAATTTGAAGGGCTTCCCAGTCACGCCAGGCTGACCACCGCCGCCTTCGCAGCAGCCAGCAGGCACAAGGGGGGACTAGCAACCGCGGATGCCCCGAGCACGACAAACGGCAACGCAGCTCATTCGCCCAGCGAGGTCTTGTGGCTGCTTAACCGCCATCTGTTCCGCAGCACTCCGACGGAAAAATACGCAACCATGTTTTTGGGTGTTTTTGATGGCAGTAACCGGCAACTTACCTATTGCAATGCCGGTCATCTTCCCCCGATGATTCTGGGTGCAAATGGCGAGGTTCGCCGGCTGGAGGCCGGTGGTACTGTCGTTGGGCTGCTGGACAACATGTCTTATGAAGAAAAGTCCGTCGAGCTGCATTCCAAGGACCTGTTTGTGGCCTACAGCGATGGCGTCACCGAGCCGGAGAACGAGTTCGGGGAATTTGGCGAAGCCCGCCTGCTGGAGATTTTGCAGGCGAACCAGCAACTGCCTCTGGCGCGGCTTTCGGAAATAGTGACTGCCGCCGTGGTGGACTGGATGGGTGCTGCTGAGCAGCCCGATGATGTGACCCTGGTCCTGGCGCGTGCGCTTTGA
- a CDS encoding lipid-binding SYLF domain-containing protein — protein sequence MRKFCFWMFVISVALCSFALAQQSKDKKAQEKNKPQTTATPQPTPQPTPMLPDEQRHLQEAGTVLKEILNMPDYIPQPLLNKAECILVFPSVKKFAIGIGGSSGHGALSCRTGEKFNGPWSPPSLYTLKSGSIGLQVGGASTDFVLLIMNPRGVDSVLRSKVKLGSDAVATAGPRGRAASASSDPSMHAEIFTYARSRGLFAGVSLEGATLRQDNDANQKIYGRKVSASEIVRQQAVTVTAAGDLMVSTLNKLSPSNLADRAPVR from the coding sequence ATGCGAAAATTCTGCTTTTGGATGTTTGTGATTTCAGTTGCACTTTGCTCTTTTGCTCTCGCCCAGCAGAGCAAAGATAAAAAGGCCCAAGAGAAGAATAAGCCTCAGACCACGGCCACTCCTCAACCCACGCCTCAACCCACGCCCATGCTTCCTGATGAACAACGTCACCTGCAGGAGGCCGGGACCGTGTTAAAAGAAATCCTGAACATGCCCGACTATATCCCGCAACCCCTGCTCAACAAGGCGGAGTGCATTCTGGTTTTTCCTTCCGTCAAAAAATTTGCTATCGGCATTGGGGGCAGTTCCGGTCATGGGGCCTTGAGTTGCCGCACCGGAGAAAAGTTTAATGGTCCCTGGAGCCCGCCTTCTCTGTACACGCTCAAATCAGGCAGCATCGGATTGCAGGTGGGTGGTGCGTCCACAGATTTTGTCCTGCTGATCATGAATCCGCGCGGAGTGGATTCGGTGTTGCGCAGCAAGGTGAAATTGGGCAGCGATGCTGTCGCTACAGCCGGCCCCAGGGGCAGGGCGGCTTCTGCTTCCAGCGATCCCTCCATGCATGCCGAAATCTTCACCTATGCGCGTTCGCGCGGATTATTTGCGGGCGTTTCCCTGGAGGGCGCAACCCTGCGACAGGATAACGACGCCAACCAAAAGATCTATGGCCGCAAGGTTAGCGCCAGCGAGATCGTGCGCCAACAGGCCGTCACCGTAACCGCAGCGGGAGACCTCATGGTTTCCACGCTGAATAAGCTGTCCCCGAGCAATCTGGCGGACCGGGCTCCGGTCCGGTAA